From Erigeron canadensis isolate Cc75 chromosome 5, C_canadensis_v1, whole genome shotgun sequence:
AGTCAAGCGTCTGTAAATTCCTATGAACAAATATTGCTAGTGTCAATAAGATAGAAAGCatattcataatttcatatattaCCTGTGATTTTTGTTCATCATAACAAAGATTAATTACAACAGAAACTATATATAGTACCATATAAATTAaagcttcatatatatatagaatatgcAGTTTAGGGAGTGAGAACCTTGATTTGGATAGAGACAGAGTTTCTAGACTTTCATAGCTTGTGTCATTGCATAAAATATGTGTTGCTGGCAATATCGAACATATCCCACCAGTTGATTTGCATAGTAAAAGCCACTAAGAACcaaatatattcaaaatattagaTTATAGAAGATACAACAAGTACTTCACTATACTATGTTTTTTGCCCCAATAAAGAAAGGAAACAATGTCTGATATACCAATTTGCCACCATAAGCAAGGAAACCCTTGCAAAGGAGGAGATAAAGCTCCTTTTTGCTGGTGTAATGCAAATCTTTGTTTGATATCTCAATATATTGGCTATAGTTGTTTGGCAACTTTTTCTCCCAGTATAAATCGTCATCTTTATCATTTTCATCTGATATCAAGAGGCTTTCTGATTTTTTGATCTCCTTATGCTGCATCTTTAGATTAAAATGCAAAGTGTGATTATTATTTGCAAATAGaccaaataaagtaaattttaattttcagaAAGATAAAACTTGCCATCTCTATAGGCTGAAATTCTATTCCTTGTATCAAGAGACCAGATTCTACAGGATTGTCATAATATGAAAGCTCCTCTATATTTATGTTAAAATCAGCATTCGGCCCTTGATTCATGAAATTCCACATTCTAATCTTATACCAGTTGTCGTGTGTCATTTCTGCATAATGCGTAGAATATACACTTGATTCTTCAACCTTCCACCTAATCGTCATCAACCTTAGATGTTTGAGATCCTCGATGGGTTTTTTTGAGAATTTGAACACCAAGTTAGCTGCATACATGGCACCACGTGATAAAATGCTAGTTTTTATTTGACATCTAATCTCATGCCACTTTCCATAGAGATATTCTGCCACAACTGGAAACCTAGAAAGAAGATGCATCGAATAACCATGTTGGAACACCCAACGATGATCATTTCCCTCATTGAGTTCTATAAATCTTTTTGCTGATATAAGTACGCATTTCGTTCCATCATTGTTTATCCATAAAAACTGCCCAAAAAAGGTAACACACAAAGCCATATACATATTTCACACAAACAATATATtcaataatgtaaaaaaaaaagcatgtcATGACGTATATAAAACTGTTAAAGGTGATATTAATTTGTACAAATAGAAGCATAACATACCAAAAGATGAAGAAGTTTTATAGATGTTAAAAAACTTGAACATCAATGAAGAATTAGAAAccaaattaacatatatatttatgctCTTTAAATAGATGTGGCAAATGTTATTAGTAGCATGAAATGTAAATCTTAAAAGGGAAGGGAATAAACCTTGTTGCCTTCATCAAAAAGAATTCCCTTGTGAAGAAGCCAGAAGAGATCCCTTTTGATCGTATAAATGGCACGTGGAATATTGAACTTGGTGATCATCGATTTCCAGTCTTGGGGTAGCTTTGTCTCCCAAAAATCGCCCTCATCATCCGAGTCAGATTCTTCCTTCTCATATTCCTCCTATCCaacaaatatatgtaattaaagtaaatataaggttgtcccaTACGTAAGCTTTAAGTATGgaacctaatatatatatatagtactaaaCAAAGGCATCATTGTACGTTGTGAGAAAATTTCTCTTCTAGTCTTGAAAAATAACGTCAAACcatttgaaaaatgatgaaacttaCTTGATATTGTAGTGCAATTTCAAGCTCTTTCACAATTTCACTCATTGTTGGGCGATCTTCTCTCACCCGCCCCAAACATCGATATGCGATTCTTGAGAATGATTCTAAACACTTTGGCGAGATTTGTTCCTTCATACCAGTTTTTATTATAGTATCTAGCCTATTTTCTTTATACTGCTTTCTTACCAATTTGGGAAGGAAGTCACTCATTTCTTGGGTATTTTGAACCGAAAGTCTTCCACAAAGAACTTCAAATAAGACCACACCGAAAGAATAGACGTCGGATTGTCTTGTCAATATCCCGGTCTCCACATAAATTGGATCAACATAACCGAGGGTGCCTACAGATTGAGATACAAGAAATGTGTATTGCTGTTTAGCAGGGCCAAGCTTTGAAAGGCCAAAATCTGCAATTTTAGCATTCCAAGCTTGGTCCAACAATATATTGGAACTCTTGATGTCGCGGTGTAAGACCCGCCGTTGGCCATCACCAGAAGGGCCATGAAGGTAATTGATTCCGCGGGCAGCCCCGATGCATATACCAAGGCGTTGAATCCATGAGAGACGGGTGCTACTTAGATACAAATCCAGACTTTTATTGGACATATATTCGTATACAAGGATTGCCTCACCATCCTCGTCACAAAAGCCTAGTAAAGAGACCAAATTCTCATGTTTGTCAAGCGAAAATAACAGAAACTCTTTCAAGAACTCTCTGTCTCCTTGCCCAAGAGCACGATATAACCGCTTTACAGCAACCATGCTATTGTTGAGCCTCTTCCCTTGggaaatattattaattagggAAAGATGTCCCTTATAAACCTTCCCAAACGAACCTTGCCCGATACAGTTGATTTCGCTGAAGTTGTTGGTGGCCGATTTTATATCTTCAAATGGAATTCGGATACGTTCAATCTCTTCCATAAACgacatcttcttcttcttcttcttgtgttTAATATAATTACAACTTAACTTAACAACTCCGATGATGAGTATAGTAATAAGATCCGGTAAACTACTGCAAATTAAATACGAATCTTACTTACTTAGAGGAAGCAGAAGAAGATTGGCAGCAGCAGCTCGATCAGATCTGTTATTGaagtactcgtattattttacAAACTATCTCTATGTTTGACtcaatttaatttttcattttcctCTCACGAACCTCACGTTAACGTTAATTGCGGATCATCTAATTACACCTActgtattacgagtattattattactcattatagtaaaaaaataaataaattgaattaATTACTCGTTTAATTTCACACAATGTgtacttatattttgttaagtcaaagatttttatttttttttcccgggTTAATTGGACAAATTTACCACTcaaaatttatgtaaaaaacatattgccatttatttttttaaaaggtcaAATTTACTACTAAAAATGCatgtaaaaaacaattttaccgCTCAAATTGATCCTCAGGTTCAATTTTGACATCTTTTATGTTAAGTTGATGATTGTATTGGTAACTAGAGTTTAAAGTCCAGATGAACACGTCATATGTGGGTCACGTTTAAGTGATTTCACACATagatttgattaaaaaatttCACCACCCCAAACTTAGACCGAATGTATCCCTTTCTACTTACTAACTTTCAGGCAACGGTTTTTTTATGGAGTAATTAGGGATTCGTTTTCTCTTTTTAACTGTTCACTCACTATAATAAGTATTTATGTAGTTTCTAACGGGTGAACCcaattaaaatttcatactttttaatacacattaaaaataaagatgttATAACGTAAAATGATATATACGGGTCGGTTTTATGCATTGGCTTGGGTCGGGTTTTAGGTTATGTTTTGTAGCTAATAGCTTTTAAAAGCCATGTAGTATGGGTTGAAAAGGGTATCACATACTTTATGATCAAtagaaatatatgtttttattttcattttgttcaGGTCGCTTAGTTTTAAGCCCGCTTTTGCACCTGGTCCATCTAATGATTCCTGCTCATTCCGTTTAGGTTACAACTTATATTGGTAGAGCTTAATCTTTTGTGTTGATAACAAGCTTATAGCTTATTTGCATACGAAAGCCACTGTCAATTTTAGATATATCAAAAATGGATGGGTGATGGGTCGGCTTGTTGGATAATGCACTAAGGCTGTAACATGTTATAGTTTGTTTGACATATCTTTATAACTTAACCTCTAACGCTTTGGATGAACAATTGCTCTATGCAACTTCATTGTGGTTGTTGTTTGCAGTAAAATGGTCGTGATATAGTCGTTTTGGGAAGTTCTTGGACAAAGTTTTGCTTTCTGGTTGATCTACAAATAGAATAAATGCAATACTTATAGCTTTTTGTATTAGCACAAAGGAATTTTTGGTTTTAAGTAATTCTAAACTGTGTATATGTTTGcaaagtttaattataaattttaatccaATGCAGACTGTATTATGGTAGACAAAGTTGGAGATGGTCAACTCAACATGTGTCAATGTGTTTTTGTGTAGAGGTGCATATTATCAATGTGGAGGTTAGCTGATTATATGCAAGAGGCTGAATTAGACTGGATGGATGGATTAGTTTATTGTTTTCTAGTAAATAGTAAATTGCTTATGATGAGTCTTATATTGATTACTTGTTATATCGTTAGAGTTTGGTACAAATTTGCAATTTAACCACAACTTTTTTACAGGTACCGTCACAACCTATCTAGTAGTCatatatatgtctaatttaTAAGCCCAACTTAATAATTTGATGATAACAACTAACAATATAAAGGAATATGACGAAAATTAATGTATAATACATTTGTCAaatacttaattttatttttaatggcaaATCCGAGACCCTCCAAATAACCCAACTCAACTATAATTGCAGCCTtgctattcaaaaaaaaaaaaaaaaaaaaaaaaaaaaaaaactaattgcAGCCAAGTGCTAGGCAAATTTACCAAGGTTGAGCCCCTCAACACTCGAACCTACGCCTCCACATGGTGGAAATTCAAAGAAAACCCCTTGACTATCCCTTTTAGGAAGAGAGGGGCAAATATCTAGTTGATTAGACTACTTTAGGCTGTTTAAGTAAGCGGCCTTTTTTtcaatcattttttctttaatgGCATAGCATCatgatgtatgtgtgtgttgtCAACTTTAGTTGCCTCTTTAGGAActcagtgtatatatatatatctctatcgACTTGAGTTTGACTTGTTTTGCTAGTGCCCGAAATTATTTTGGTCCAAGACTctaataatgtaacaaataagTGGGTGTCGAGTTTAATCGGTTCGTAAAACAGGTTGGATGTTAATTtatgtttgaaagaaaaaaacacttGGACTCAAGCTAGTTGTTAGTAATGTAGATCTACCTTTTGATAAAAATTTCAGTTTTTTAGTATGTATAGAGCATTCTTAACCAATCacccatttacttataattTTACCTATAATTCTtttttacctatatatattttttcatgtCACCTTCATTCTCTCATCCCATTCAATCAATCTTTTCCCCTTTAACTTTGACCTTCACATTCCATACTCCACATTTTACAATACCTTAAATTTTCACAATGCACCAATCAAaatagtaaagaaaaaaaaaaagaaagaagatggACTTACATTGTActcctccgtcccattttaagtgtcctattttgacattttttctttcaactttgatcataaatatctttgtttgtgttatataacacttgatataacatatatgaattgattgagttttaaacgtacttttcattgatataactttcattaactaatatataacacaaacaaagatatttacggtcaaaatataaaaaaaagacttgaccagtcaaaataagacaattaaaatagAACATAAGgagtaactttttattttaaatgaatgGTCTCACCTATCtctatttcatttctttttgtcGTCTAATTTCACCTatctttttacatccatcttcTTATTACCATTTTTTTACCCAGTCATTTCACCTTCCCTTAATTATCAGTCTTAGCCTCTTAGATGTATAATTTAACCTTTTTCTATCTTAATcatgagacattgagacttttaTGTATGTGTAATTATGTATACAGGTgtatttaatttgtatatgCCGACGTGCATACACACGAACAATAGTAATGACGTGAGTCGATGCCACGCAACACTATACTTCTTCTTTTCACTTATTTTCATACTACTGTATAATAAATACTCgtagtataatataatgtatagtCAAAATCATTGGAAGATTTGATATGCCCAATAACTAGCTCGCTAGCGGTTGTGATGCTCTTTCCACTTTGCCTCaataattgttattttcaatgaATTTATCTTCCAAAAGCAACACTCCTTTATCCATGGCTCACTTTTCTCCAAATATCACAAAAACATTATAGTAGTAGTATAATAAAATCCTTTTCTGGTCATTTAATCTAGTTAATTAGCTTTTTGTATGTTGACCTTGCTTTAACTAAAAGTGCACCCATTTTCGCCTCGTATCACGAATAAAGATAAATAACATAACATTATAATTAAGGTGAAATTTGAACCCCCGACTTTCATTTTTAACTATTTTGGGACAGAAAATGATCAAGAATTGACGACTTTGTATGATGATGTGCAAAACAAAATCACAT
This genomic window contains:
- the LOC122600506 gene encoding uncharacterized protein LOC122600506 isoform X1, producing MSFMEEIERIRIPFEDIKSATNNFSEINCIGQGSFGKVYKGHLSLINNISQGKRLNNSMVAVKRLYRALGQGDREFLKEFLLFSLDKHENLVSLLGFCDEDGEAILVYEYMSNKSLDLYLSSTRLSWIQRLGICIGAARGINYLHGPSGDGQRRVLHRDIKSSNILLDQAWNAKIADFGLSKLGPAKQQYTFLVSQSVGTLGYVDPIYVETGILTRQSDVYSFGVVLFEVLCGRLSVQNTQEMSDFLPKLVRKQYKENRLDTIIKTGMKEQISPKCLESFSRIAYRCLGRVREDRPTMSEIVKELEIALQYQEEYEKEESDSDDEGDFWETKLPQDWKSMITKFNIPRAIYTIKRDLFWLLHKGILFDEGNKFLWINNDGTKCVLISAKRFIELNEGNDHRWVFQHGYSMHLLSRFPVVAEYLYGKWHEIRCQIKTSILSRGAMYAANLVFKFSKKPIEDLKHLRLMTIRWKVEESSVYSTHYAEMTHDNWYKIRMWNFMNQGPNADFNINIEELSYYDNPVESGLLIQGIEFQPIEMMQHKEIKKSESLLISDENDKDDDLYWEKKLPNNYSQYIEISNKDLHYTSKKELYLLLCKGFLAYGGKLWLLLCKSTGGICSILPATHILCNDTSYESLETLSLSKSRFGKVKELRSDDWYLFACRLRPFMFSRNYIYACYLVFKFGDYHVLSNNGQFFKVEYKLGDIIHGTISAHMNSTPLVNIPTIMPRNDDGSHDSSNVPSIDGSGSKGHTDLQNSWMEERNDGWLEVRLSKSLHQLENHVSLEVKLWKPEGGSFEGIIVEGIEIRPMQDISGT
- the LOC122600506 gene encoding uncharacterized protein LOC122600506 isoform X2, whose amino-acid sequence is MSFMEEIERIRIPFEDIKSATNNFSEINCIGQGSFGKVYKGHLSLINNISQGKRLNNSMVAVKRLYRALGQGDREFLKEFLLFSLDKHENLVSLLGFCDEDGEAILVYEYMSNKSLDLYLSSTRLSWIQRLGICIGAARGINYLHGPSGDGQRRVLHRDIKSSNILLDQAWNAKIADFGLSKLGPAKQQYTFLVSQSVGTLGYVDPIYVETGILTRQSDVYSFGVVLFEVLCGRLSVQNTQEMSDFLPKLVRKQYKENRLDTIIKTGMKEQISPKCLESFSRIAYRCLGRVREDRPTMSEIVKELEIALQYQEEYEKEESDSDDEGDFWETKLPQDWKSMITKFNIPRAIYTIKRDLFWLLHKGILFDEGNKFLWINNDGTKCVLISAKRFIELNEGNDHRWVFQHGYSMHLLSRFPVVAEYLYGKWHEIRCQIKTSILSRGAMYAANLVFKFSKKPIEDLKHLRLMTIRWKVEESSVYSTHYAEMTHDNWYKIRMWNFMNQGPNADFNINIEELSYYDNPVESGLLIQGIEFQPIEMHKEIKKSESLLISDENDKDDDLYWEKKLPNNYSQYIEISNKDLHYTSKKELYLLLCKGFLAYGGKLWLLLCKSTGGICSILPATHILCNDTSYESLETLSLSKSRFGKVKELRSDDWYLFACRLRPFMFSRNYIYACYLVFKFGDYHVLSNNGQFFKVEYKLGDIIHGTISAHMNSTPLVNIPTIMPRNDDGSHDSSNVPSIDGSGSKGHTDLQNSWMEERNDGWLEVRLSKSLHQLENHVSLEVKLWKPEGGSFEGIIVEGIEIRPMQDISGT